A single Tenacibaculum sp. 190524A02b DNA region contains:
- a CDS encoding M20/M25/M40 family metallo-hydrolase: MKKITLLTLLSTAFIVSCKTEPKEISKNKPDTSAVEYQKDSTNIKHLFNTALTDGKSYEWLRDLTTNIGGRLSGSKEAEQAVVWGEKLMEEVGLDSVWLQPVMVPHWVRGEKEKASYMHNGSSFNVPICALGFSIATPNNGITAEVIEVKSLKEAKTLGEKAKGKIVFYNGAFDNTLINTFKAYGGCVGQRYAGAAAVGEFGAVGVIVRSMTNGINDYPHTGSMSYGELPKEQHIPAAAISSRAAENLSKHLKENPNLKFYFKQSCKTLPDAPSFNVVGQINGSKTPDKIMVVGGHLDSWDLGDGAHDDGTGIVQSLEVAYLFKKNGIKPKNTLRVVFFMNEENGLRGATEYARLAKENKEIHISALESDAGGHTPRGFSIEANEKNNKLVKSWKKLLAPYGLHDFTTGGSGADIGPLKDEHVTLVGYRPDPQRYFDYHHTVTDTFDKVNKRELELGSASMASIIYLMDKYLYTNEALKP, from the coding sequence ATGAAAAAAATAACCTTACTAACATTATTAAGCACTGCTTTTATAGTTTCCTGTAAAACAGAACCTAAAGAAATTTCAAAAAACAAACCTGACACATCAGCTGTAGAATATCAAAAAGATTCTACTAATATTAAACACCTTTTCAATACAGCCTTAACCGATGGTAAATCTTATGAATGGTTAAGAGATCTTACCACTAATATTGGCGGAAGGTTATCTGGTTCTAAAGAAGCTGAACAAGCTGTAGTTTGGGGTGAAAAATTAATGGAAGAAGTTGGACTTGATTCTGTGTGGCTTCAGCCAGTAATGGTTCCACATTGGGTTAGAGGAGAAAAAGAAAAAGCCAGCTATATGCATAATGGAAGCTCTTTTAATGTTCCCATTTGTGCTCTAGGCTTCTCTATAGCTACACCTAATAATGGAATTACTGCCGAAGTAATTGAAGTAAAAAGTTTAAAAGAAGCTAAAACTCTTGGAGAAAAAGCTAAAGGAAAAATTGTTTTTTATAATGGTGCCTTTGACAATACTTTAATAAATACATTTAAAGCTTATGGCGGCTGTGTAGGACAGCGATATGCTGGTGCAGCTGCAGTAGGAGAATTTGGAGCTGTTGGTGTTATTGTTCGTTCAATGACCAATGGTATTAATGATTATCCACATACAGGTAGTATGAGCTATGGAGAGTTACCAAAAGAACAACATATTCCAGCAGCGGCTATTAGCTCTAGAGCTGCTGAAAATTTAAGTAAACACTTAAAAGAAAACCCTAACCTAAAATTCTACTTTAAACAAAGTTGTAAAACATTACCAGACGCTCCTTCTTTTAATGTAGTAGGACAAATTAATGGTAGTAAAACCCCTGATAAAATTATGGTTGTTGGAGGGCATTTAGACTCTTGGGATTTAGGAGATGGAGCACATGATGATGGCACAGGAATAGTACAGTCTTTAGAAGTAGCATACTTATTCAAAAAAAATGGAATTAAACCAAAAAACACCTTACGTGTAGTATTCTTTATGAATGAAGAAAACGGCTTAAGAGGCGCTACAGAATATGCTCGTTTAGCTAAAGAAAATAAGGAAATACATATTAGCGCACTAGAATCTGATGCTGGTGGGCATACACCTAGAGGCTTTTCTATTGAAGCTAATGAAAAAAATAATAAACTAGTAAAAAGCTGGAAAAAATTACTAGCTCCATATGGTTTACATGACTTTACCACTGGAGGTAGTGGTGCTGATATTGGCCCTTTAAAAGATGAACATGTTACCTTAGTAGGATACAGACCCGACCCGCAACGTTATTTTGACTACCACCATACAGTTACCGATACTTTTGATAAGGTTAACAAAAGAGAACTGGAACTTGGTAGCGCTTCAATGGCCAGTATTATTTATTTAATGGATAAGTATTTATACACTAATGAGGCTTTAAAACCTTAA
- a CDS encoding amidohydrolase: MKKTTILLTALSLIFISCKQQKKVDLIITNANIYTVNNNFEKAQSFAVHEGKFVAIGTNEEIQKKYTSLNTINVEKKALFPGFIDGHCHFYGLGLQQQKVNLVGTTSYDDVLQKLIAFQKEKNTSFITGRGWDQNDWPVKEFPTKEKLDSIFPNTPVAINRVDGHAMLVNQKTMDLAGITINSAISGGEFLKKDGKLTGVLIDNAMNFVNVPQPNKKEQIQALKDAEKICFSLGLTTVDDAGLDKQVIELIDSLQQTGDLKMRIYAMISNNQKNLDYYLPKGIIKTDKLHVRSVKVYADGALGSRGAALKDEYADKKGHFGALVNSYSNLKNLANRIANSEYQMNTHAIGDSANYIMLKTYNEVLKDKKDRRWRIEHAQVVDLKDFDLFKNVLPSIQPTHATSDMYWAEQRVGEQRIQGAYAYKRLLKQYGKVALGTDFPVEHVNPFYTFYAAAIRKDLKGYPEKGFQMDNALSRENTLKGMTIWNAYGNFEENEKGSIEIGKVADFIILDKDIMKVDGKAIPDTKVLATYINGEKVN, translated from the coding sequence ATGAAAAAAACTACGATACTACTAACTGCTTTATCTCTTATATTTATTTCATGTAAGCAGCAAAAAAAAGTAGATTTAATTATTACCAATGCTAATATTTATACGGTAAATAATAACTTTGAAAAAGCACAAAGCTTTGCCGTACACGAAGGTAAATTCGTAGCTATTGGGACCAATGAAGAAATTCAAAAAAAATACACTTCTCTCAACACTATTAATGTTGAAAAAAAGGCTCTATTTCCGGGTTTTATAGATGGCCATTGTCATTTCTATGGTTTAGGCTTACAGCAACAAAAAGTAAATTTGGTTGGAACAACTAGCTATGATGACGTACTTCAAAAATTAATAGCTTTTCAAAAAGAAAAAAACACTTCTTTTATTACTGGTCGTGGATGGGATCAAAATGATTGGCCTGTAAAAGAGTTTCCTACTAAAGAAAAATTAGACAGTATTTTCCCTAACACTCCTGTAGCTATTAATAGAGTTGACGGACACGCTATGCTAGTTAATCAAAAAACAATGGATTTAGCTGGGATTACTATAAATTCAGCAATTTCTGGCGGTGAGTTTTTAAAAAAAGATGGTAAACTCACAGGAGTACTTATTGATAATGCCATGAACTTTGTTAACGTACCTCAACCCAATAAAAAAGAACAAATACAGGCTTTAAAAGATGCTGAAAAAATCTGTTTTAGTCTTGGCCTTACCACTGTTGATGATGCTGGACTAGACAAACAAGTTATTGAGCTAATTGATAGTCTACAGCAAACTGGCGATTTAAAAATGAGAATTTATGCCATGATTTCTAACAATCAAAAAAACCTTGATTATTATTTACCAAAAGGAATCATTAAAACAGACAAATTACATGTTCGTTCTGTAAAAGTATATGCCGACGGTGCTTTAGGCTCTAGAGGTGCAGCTTTAAAAGATGAATACGCTGATAAAAAAGGGCATTTTGGTGCTTTAGTAAACTCTTACAGCAACCTTAAAAACTTAGCTAACAGAATTGCTAATTCAGAATACCAAATGAATACACATGCAATTGGTGATTCAGCCAATTATATTATGCTTAAAACCTACAATGAAGTTCTAAAGGATAAAAAAGATAGACGTTGGCGTATTGAACATGCTCAAGTGGTAGATTTAAAGGATTTCGATTTATTCAAAAATGTACTTCCATCTATACAACCTACTCACGCAACATCAGATATGTATTGGGCAGAACAGCGCGTAGGTGAACAACGTATTCAAGGAGCCTATGCTTATAAACGTTTATTAAAACAATACGGAAAAGTAGCTTTAGGAACAGATTTTCCTGTTGAACATGTAAACCCATTCTACACATTTTATGCCGCTGCCATTAGAAAAGATTTAAAAGGATATCCTGAAAAAGGTTTTCAAATGGACAACGCTTTATCTAGAGAAAATACTTTAAAAGGAATGACTATTTGGAATGCCTATGGAAACTTTGAAGAAAATGAAAAAGGAAGTATTGAAATAGGTAAAGTTGCAGATTTTATCATTCTTGATAAAGATATTATGAAAGTTGATGGAAAAGCTATTCCAGATACTAAAGTATTAGCTACTTATATTAATGGTGAAAAAGTAAACTAA
- the trpA gene encoding tryptophan synthase subunit alpha, which yields MNSLQKTFSQKDNDLLSIFFTAGFPKLDDTTKIIEELSNNKVDFIEVGLPYSDPLADGPTIQHSSSIALKNGMNLDVVFKQLQAIKETNTTPLVLMGYVNQIIKYGEDAFCQKVKDSGIDTIIIPDLPMVEYESHYQALFQKYGITNVFLITPHTSDARIRKIDSLTETFIYVVASASITGAKGEVTDEQVAYFNRIKAMNLQSKLIVGFGISDNKTFTTACSYANGAIIGSAFIKALDKNGTEGIERFVASVKG from the coding sequence ATGAATTCATTACAAAAAACATTTAGTCAAAAAGACAACGATTTATTGTCTATCTTTTTTACAGCTGGCTTTCCTAAGTTAGATGATACAACAAAAATTATTGAGGAACTAAGCAATAATAAAGTAGATTTTATAGAGGTAGGTTTGCCTTATTCTGATCCTTTAGCAGATGGTCCAACAATTCAGCATAGTAGTTCTATTGCTTTAAAAAATGGAATGAATCTAGATGTAGTTTTTAAGCAATTACAAGCCATAAAAGAAACAAATACTACGCCGTTGGTGTTAATGGGATATGTAAATCAAATAATCAAATATGGTGAAGATGCTTTTTGCCAAAAGGTAAAAGATAGTGGAATAGATACAATCATTATTCCTGATTTACCAATGGTAGAGTATGAGAGTCATTATCAGGCTTTATTTCAGAAATACGGAATTACTAATGTGTTTTTAATAACACCACATACATCGGATGCACGTATTAGGAAAATTGATAGCTTAACAGAAACATTTATCTATGTAGTAGCTTCAGCATCAATTACAGGAGCAAAAGGAGAGGTGACAGATGAGCAGGTTGCTTATTTTAATAGAATAAAAGCAATGAATTTACAAAGTAAACTCATTGTAGGTTTTGGTATTTCAGATAATAAAACATTTACAACAGCATGTAGTTATGCTAATGGTGCCATTATTGGTTCGGCTTTTATTAAGGCTTTAGATAAAAATGGAACTGAAGGTATTGAGAGGTTTGTAGCTTCAGTTAAAGGCTAA
- the trpB gene encoding tryptophan synthase subunit beta encodes MKFQPDENGYYGQFGGAFIPELLYPNVKELEDNYIEIINSEAFQKEYKDLLKHYVGRPSPLYLAKRLSEKYGATIYLKREDLNHTGAHKVNNTIGQILIAKHLGKTKIIAETGAGQHGVASATVCALMGLECIVFMGETDIKRQAPNVARMKMLGAKVVPATSGSKTLKDATNEAIRYWIQNPDTYYLIGSVVGPHPYPDMVARLQAVISEEMKVQLKEQTGKENPDAIIACVGGGSNAAGAFYHYLDDEDVELIAVEAAGLGVNSGESAATSQLGEVGVIHGSKTILMQDEYGQIVEPYSISAGLDYPGVGPLHAFLHESNRATFMNATDKEALQAAYELTKIEGIIPALETAHALAVLPKMDLQKDQTIVINLSGRGDKDLETYIKHLES; translated from the coding sequence ATGAAATTTCAACCAGATGAAAATGGGTATTACGGACAGTTTGGGGGCGCTTTTATTCCTGAACTATTGTACCCAAATGTAAAAGAGTTAGAAGATAACTATATAGAAATTATTAACTCAGAAGCTTTTCAAAAAGAATATAAAGATTTATTAAAGCATTATGTTGGTCGTCCAAGCCCTTTGTATTTAGCAAAACGATTGTCTGAAAAATATGGAGCTACAATCTATTTAAAGAGAGAAGACTTAAATCATACAGGAGCACATAAGGTAAACAATACAATTGGACAAATATTAATAGCAAAACATCTAGGGAAAACCAAGATTATAGCAGAAACTGGAGCGGGTCAGCATGGGGTTGCTTCAGCAACTGTTTGTGCATTAATGGGCTTAGAGTGTATTGTGTTTATGGGAGAAACTGATATTAAACGTCAAGCACCCAACGTAGCACGTATGAAAATGTTAGGCGCTAAAGTAGTGCCTGCTACCAGCGGAAGTAAAACGTTAAAAGATGCTACAAATGAGGCAATACGTTATTGGATTCAAAATCCAGATACGTATTATTTAATAGGTTCTGTAGTAGGTCCACATCCATATCCTGATATGGTGGCTCGTTTACAAGCAGTAATTTCGGAAGAAATGAAGGTGCAATTAAAAGAACAAACAGGAAAAGAAAATCCGGACGCTATTATAGCTTGTGTTGGAGGAGGAAGTAATGCAGCGGGCGCTTTTTATCATTATTTAGATGATGAAGATGTTGAATTAATAGCGGTAGAAGCTGCTGGATTAGGTGTAAATTCAGGAGAAAGTGCTGCAACTTCTCAGTTAGGTGAGGTTGGCGTAATCCATGGGAGTAAAACTATTTTAATGCAAGATGAATATGGACAAATAGTAGAGCCTTATTCTATTTCAGCTGGATTGGATTATCCAGGGGTAGGTCCGCTACATGCTTTTTTACATGAAAGTAATAGAGCAACGTTTATGAATGCAACGGATAAAGAAGCTTTGCAAGCAGCTTATGAGTTAACCAAAATAGAAGGCATTATTCCTGCTTTAGAAACAGCACATGCCTTAGCGGTATTACCAAAAATGGATTTGCAAAAAGACCAAACAATTGTGATTAATTTATCAGGAAGAGGAGATAAAGATTTAGAAACGTATATCAAGCATTTAGAGAGTTAA
- a CDS encoding phosphoribosylanthranilate isomerase, producing the protein MKLKVCGMKYVENIQQVAALQPDYLGFIFYEKSKRNFEGIIPEVPKNIKKVGVFVNEYPEIVVSLAQEYKLQALQLHGDESVAYIQKLKEAYSQAQLDLAAQQKKSKRVQDTIKIIKVFGIKDEFDFDTLKPYEEVVDYFLFDTKGKERGGNGVTFNWEVLKGYNSTKPYFLSGGIGLQEVKEVQSFLQTPAAAYCVALDVNSKFESAPGKKEIDRLKKFKKQLLVG; encoded by the coding sequence ATGAAATTAAAGGTTTGCGGAATGAAATATGTAGAGAATATCCAACAAGTAGCGGCGTTACAACCAGATTACTTAGGGTTTATTTTCTATGAAAAATCCAAAAGAAACTTTGAAGGAATTATTCCAGAAGTTCCTAAAAACATAAAAAAAGTAGGTGTTTTTGTGAATGAGTATCCTGAGATTGTTGTATCGTTAGCACAAGAATATAAGTTACAAGCATTGCAATTACATGGAGATGAATCTGTAGCGTATATTCAAAAATTAAAAGAAGCGTATAGCCAAGCACAACTTGATTTGGCAGCTCAGCAGAAGAAGTCAAAACGAGTTCAGGACACCATTAAAATCATTAAAGTTTTCGGAATTAAAGATGAATTTGATTTTGACACTTTAAAGCCTTATGAAGAGGTGGTAGATTACTTTTTATTCGATACTAAAGGTAAAGAAAGAGGCGGTAATGGTGTAACTTTTAATTGGGAAGTATTAAAAGGGTACAATTCAACTAAACCGTATTTTTTAAGTGGTGGAATAGGTTTACAAGAGGTAAAAGAGGTACAATCATTTTTACAAACACCAGCAGCAGCATATTGTGTGGCATTAGATGTAAACAGTAAGTTTGAATCTGCGCCAGGAAAGAAAGAAATAGATAGATTAAAGAAATTTAAGAAACAACTATTAGTTGGTTAG
- the trpC gene encoding indole-3-glycerol phosphate synthase TrpC, with protein MTILDKIVAFKKKEVAKIKAEVPVKKLVESPNFKIPSFSLKASLTDKYSTGIIAEFKRQSPSKGVINDKATIQEVTEGYLEANVAAQSILTDTSFFGGTMADLMEARTINQQKPILRKDFVVDGFQIVEAKAIGADVVLLIATCLTAEELRNYGQLATDLGLEVLYEVHTQEDLDKINDLDNKIIGINNRNLKTFEVDLDHSIALANQIPDSAVKVSESGISDPRIITGLKEYGFQGFLIGENFMKTENPGLSCQEFISQIR; from the coding sequence ATGACAATTTTAGATAAAATAGTAGCATTTAAAAAGAAGGAAGTAGCTAAAATAAAAGCTGAGGTTCCAGTAAAGAAATTAGTGGAGAGTCCTAATTTTAAAATACCATCATTTTCGTTAAAAGCATCGTTAACAGATAAATATTCTACAGGAATTATTGCTGAGTTTAAACGTCAGTCACCATCTAAAGGAGTGATTAATGATAAAGCAACCATTCAAGAAGTAACAGAAGGGTATTTAGAGGCTAATGTAGCGGCACAATCTATTTTAACGGATACTTCTTTTTTTGGAGGCACTATGGCAGATTTAATGGAGGCAAGAACTATTAATCAACAAAAACCAATTTTACGAAAAGATTTTGTAGTAGATGGTTTTCAAATAGTAGAAGCAAAGGCAATAGGAGCTGATGTTGTTTTGTTAATAGCTACTTGCTTAACTGCTGAAGAACTTAGAAATTATGGGCAGTTAGCTACAGATTTAGGTCTAGAGGTATTGTATGAAGTACATACGCAAGAAGACTTGGATAAGATTAATGATTTAGATAATAAAATTATAGGAATCAATAATAGAAACTTAAAAACTTTTGAGGTAGATTTAGATCATTCTATTGCATTAGCAAATCAAATTCCTGATAGTGCGGTAAAAGTTTCAGAAAGTGGTATTTCAGATCCTAGAATTATTACAGGATTAAAAGAATATGGTTTTCAAGGATTTTTAATAGGAGAAAACTTTATGAAGACTGAAAATCCAGGGTTGTCATGTCAAGAATTTATTAGTCAAATTAGATAA
- the trpD gene encoding anthranilate phosphoribosyltransferase has translation MKEILNELYQHKRLSKEQAKQILIEIAEEKYNEAHLASFLTVFMMRPITANELAGFREALLELAIKVDLSEYNTIDIVGTGGDGKDTFNISTLTSFVVAGTGQKVAKHGNYSVSSKSGSSDMLESFGYEFTNDEATLKLHLEKANICFLHAPKFHPAMKAVGPVRKALKLKTFFNMLGPLVNPSSPQNQLLGTFNLEVARLYNYILQEENTNYGIVHALDGYDEISLTGGFKLFTKNGEQLIMPQDLQQKQVLQSDIYGGNSVEDAAKIFKTILNGKGTEAQNNVVLTNAAFALTIVDETKSFEDAFEEAKTSLFGLKAKDCLNKLVKK, from the coding sequence ATGAAAGAAATACTAAACGAACTGTATCAACATAAACGTTTGTCTAAAGAACAAGCCAAGCAAATACTCATTGAAATAGCTGAAGAAAAATACAATGAAGCACATTTAGCCTCTTTTTTAACTGTATTTATGATGCGTCCTATTACTGCGAATGAATTAGCAGGGTTTAGAGAAGCTTTATTAGAGTTAGCTATAAAAGTAGACTTATCTGAATATAATACAATTGATATTGTTGGAACTGGAGGAGATGGAAAAGATACTTTTAATATTTCAACCTTAACTTCATTTGTTGTAGCAGGTACAGGGCAAAAAGTAGCTAAACACGGGAATTACTCTGTGTCTTCCAAGTCAGGTTCATCAGATATGTTGGAGAGTTTTGGTTATGAGTTTACAAACGATGAAGCAACGCTAAAATTACATTTAGAAAAAGCTAATATTTGTTTTCTACATGCGCCAAAGTTTCACCCAGCAATGAAAGCAGTAGGGCCAGTAAGAAAAGCTTTAAAACTAAAAACGTTTTTTAATATGTTGGGGCCGTTGGTAAACCCAAGTTCACCACAAAACCAATTATTAGGAACATTTAATTTAGAGGTTGCCAGACTGTATAATTATATTTTACAAGAAGAAAATACAAACTATGGAATTGTACACGCTTTAGATGGGTATGATGAAATTTCATTAACGGGCGGATTTAAGTTGTTTACTAAAAATGGAGAACAGTTGATAATGCCGCAAGATTTACAGCAAAAGCAAGTGCTACAATCGGATATTTATGGAGGGAATTCAGTAGAAGATGCTGCTAAAATATTTAAGACCATATTAAATGGAAAGGGAACAGAAGCACAAAACAATGTAGTATTGACAAATGCAGCTTTTGCTTTAACTATTGTAGATGAAACGAAGTCTTTTGAAGATGCTTTTGAAGAAGCAAAAACATCTTTATTTGGGTTAAAAGCAAAGGATTGTTTAAATAAGTTAGTAAAGAAATAA
- a CDS encoding aminodeoxychorismate/anthranilate synthase component II, translated as MKILILDNYDSFTYNLVHMVEKITDKFPDVYRNDEISIEEVGVYDLIILSPGPGIPDEAGILKEVIKTYAGKLPIFGVCLGLQAITEVFGGTIINMNEVFHGVATDMKVIQKEAVIFKNVPTVFPAARYHSWIASKENLPDTLEITAVDEDGEIMAIRHKEYPISAVQFHPESILTEVGEQLVRNFIDSIAVTQ; from the coding sequence ATGAAAATATTAATATTAGATAATTACGATTCGTTTACATACAACTTAGTACACATGGTAGAAAAAATCACGGATAAATTTCCTGATGTGTATAGGAACGATGAAATAAGTATAGAAGAAGTAGGAGTTTATGATTTAATCATATTATCTCCAGGGCCTGGAATTCCTGATGAAGCAGGTATTTTAAAAGAAGTAATTAAAACTTATGCTGGTAAGTTACCAATTTTTGGTGTGTGCTTAGGTTTACAAGCAATTACCGAAGTTTTTGGAGGAACCATTATTAATATGAATGAAGTGTTTCATGGGGTAGCTACAGATATGAAAGTAATCCAAAAGGAAGCTGTTATATTTAAAAATGTACCAACAGTTTTTCCAGCAGCTCGTTATCATTCATGGATTGCTTCTAAAGAAAACTTGCCAGATACTTTGGAGATTACTGCGGTAGATGAAGATGGTGAGATCATGGCTATTCGTCATAAAGAATATCCAATAAGTGCAGTACAATTTCATCCAGAAAGTATTTTAACAGAAGTAGGAGAGCAATTGGTAAGAAATTTTATAGATTCAATAGCAGTAACCCAATAA
- a CDS encoding anthranilate synthase component I family protein: MKPIQFNTISKKQLADTVTPVGLYLRLRDKYSNTLLLESSDYHSKEESFSFICIEPLIGMKADKNEFTVQVKGKELSRQTINKNFDALFNDFTKTINLNCEESIKSFNGLYGYTTYDSVQYFETIKLNVKEAPSAIPMMQYSFYRFIIAINHFNDEMVLIENVEEGEASRIQEIETIIKAQAFNTQSFEISGEETSNCTNEEFKEYVRKAKSHCKRGDVFQLVLSRQFQQKFKGDEFNVYRALRSINPSPYLFYFDYGSFKLMGSSPEAQIKINEGKAIINPIAGTFRRTGDMAEDIKLGKKLSEDKKETAEHVMLVDLARNDLSKHADNVTVEVFKEVQYFSHVIHLVSTVQGKIKGNPIKIVGDTFPAGTLSGAPKYKAMQLIDTYENQSRGFYGGAVGIIGLNGSVNLAIAIRSFVSKQNVLYYQAGAGIVIHSSEENELQEVNNKLAALKKALLLAENI; the protein is encoded by the coding sequence ATGAAACCAATACAATTTAACACTATTTCTAAAAAGCAATTAGCGGATACAGTAACTCCTGTAGGTTTATATTTGAGACTTAGGGATAAGTATTCAAACACATTGTTATTAGAAAGTTCAGATTATCACAGTAAAGAAGAGAGTTTTTCTTTTATTTGTATTGAGCCTTTAATAGGCATGAAGGCAGATAAAAATGAGTTTACCGTTCAAGTAAAAGGGAAGGAGCTAAGTAGGCAAACAATCAATAAAAATTTTGATGCTTTATTTAACGATTTTACAAAAACAATTAACCTAAATTGTGAGGAGTCTATAAAGTCTTTTAATGGCTTATATGGATACACTACGTATGACAGTGTACAGTATTTTGAAACGATAAAACTAAATGTAAAGGAAGCACCATCAGCAATTCCAATGATGCAGTATAGTTTTTACCGTTTTATTATTGCTATCAATCATTTTAATGATGAAATGGTATTGATAGAAAATGTAGAAGAAGGAGAAGCTTCAAGAATACAAGAAATAGAAACTATTATAAAGGCTCAGGCTTTTAATACACAATCTTTTGAAATTTCTGGAGAAGAAACTTCTAATTGTACTAATGAAGAGTTTAAAGAATATGTAAGAAAAGCAAAGTCTCATTGTAAACGAGGAGATGTATTTCAATTAGTGCTATCGCGTCAATTTCAACAGAAATTTAAAGGAGATGAGTTCAATGTATATAGAGCATTACGTTCTATAAATCCATCGCCATACTTGTTTTACTTTGATTATGGAAGTTTTAAATTAATGGGATCTTCACCAGAAGCACAAATTAAGATAAATGAAGGGAAAGCTATTATTAACCCAATTGCAGGAACGTTTAGAAGAACGGGTGATATGGCAGAAGACATTAAGTTAGGTAAAAAATTATCTGAAGATAAAAAAGAAACTGCCGAACACGTAATGCTAGTAGATTTAGCTAGAAATGATTTAAGTAAGCATGCAGATAATGTAACGGTTGAGGTGTTTAAAGAAGTACAATATTTTAGTCACGTAATACACTTGGTTTCTACAGTACAAGGAAAAATAAAAGGAAATCCAATAAAAATTGTGGGAGACACTTTTCCTGCCGGAACTTTAAGTGGTGCTCCAAAATACAAGGCAATGCAGTTAATTGATACTTATGAAAACCAATCTAGAGGTTTTTACGGAGGAGCAGTGGGAATAATAGGGCTAAATGGTTCTGTAAATTTAGCCATCGCTATTCGTTCATTTGTAAGTAAACAAAATGTACTTTACTACCAAGCAGGAGCAGGAATTGTAATTCATTCTAGTGAAGAAAATGAATTACAAGAAGTAAATAATAAATTAGCAGCGTTAAAGAAAGCATTACTATTGGCAGAAAATATATAA